The Chrysemys picta bellii isolate R12L10 chromosome 12, ASM1138683v2, whole genome shotgun sequence genome has a segment encoding these proteins:
- the LOC135975019 gene encoding myb/SANT-like DNA-binding domain-containing protein 2 — protein MQADNRKRAPAWTVREVLDLIAVWGEDSVLAELRSKRRNAKIFEKISKGMMERGHNRDSDQCRVKVKELRQAYQKTKEANGRSGSEPRTCRYYAELHAILGGAATTNPPVFVDSGSGIVSTPEDSADGVEEEEEEEDELAESTQHSILPNSQDLFITLTEVPSQASQASQASTQDSDPMEGTSAAANSSSLPPPSRRLSQIRRRKKKTREEMFSEIMQSSRSDRAHLNEWKETVSKYRKEVIEREERRDQREDMRDQREERRDQREERRDARDERWRQEDQRMKEATLGLLQRLVEVQERLLENRLPLQPLFHPPPSPCSVSSSPRRVRTRGGRLRTPSHSTPVDSPSKRLSFF, from the exons atgcaggctgataatcgaaaaagagcaccagcatggaccgtgagggaggtactggatctgatcgctgtatggggagaggattcagtgcttgcagaacttcgttctaaaagacgaaatgcaaaaatttttgaaaaaatctccaagggcatgatggagagaggccacaatagggactcagatcagtgccgcgtgaaagtcaaggaactcagacaagcctatcagaaaacaaaggaggcaaacggtcgctccgggtcagagccgcggacatgccgctactacgccgagctgcatgcaattctagggggggctgccaccactaacccacctgtgttcgtggattctgggtcggggatagtctcgacgcctgaggattctgccgatggggtagaggaggaggaggaggaggaggatgagcttgcagagagcacacagcactccattctccccaacagccaggatctttttatcaccctgactgaagtaccctcccaagcctcccaagcctcccaagccagtacccaagactctgaccccatggaaggcacctcag cagctgcaaattcctcaagcctccctcctccatcccgaaggttatcacagataaggcgtcgtaagaagaagacgcgagaagagatgttttctgaaattatgcaatccagcaggagtgacagagctcatctgaatgagtggaaggaaacagtttcaaagtataggaaagaagtcattgaacgtgaggagaggagggaccaacgtgaggacatgagggaccaacgtgaggagaggagagaccaacgtgaggagaggagagacgctcgagatgagaggtggcgtcaggaagaccagaggatgaaggaagcaacgctggggctgctccagcgtctggtggaggttcaggaacggctgctggaaaacagactgccgcttcagcccctgttccaccctcccccctccccatgttccgtatcctcctcacccagacgtgtaagaacgcggggggggaggctccgtacaccttcccattccaccccagtagacagcccaagcaaaaggctgtcatttttttaa